In Camarhynchus parvulus chromosome Z, STF_HiC, whole genome shotgun sequence, a genomic segment contains:
- the TMEM252 gene encoding transmembrane protein 252, whose amino-acid sequence MPKGLFAFIRLFMLLLSFSIICLGVLCMSMNCSVCRCGNNKLVFYCLLGLGLCLLVTGIFWSTFHEVLTYRALGIFIRNPSHREPHVCTIDRPDFYPPSYEDSIDPEKLISPLSVASTIKQQEFINIPPPPYSESTAEFVSETNEQEQPPPYTLSLEQQQTAGQDPNPGRGLNSHIFMQEISCQQDTDFQRTSGRATPVKT is encoded by the exons ATGCCAAAAGGTCTTTTTGCTTTCATTCGTCTTTTTATGCTCTTACTCAGTTTCTCCATTATTTGCCTGGGAGTACTTTGCATGTCCATGAATTGCTCCGTGTGCAGATGTGGGAACAACAAGCTAGTGTTTTACTGCCTGTTAGGTTTGGGGCTCTGTCTCCTTGTTACTGGCATTTTCTGGAGCACTTTCCATGAAGTCCTGACATACAGGGCCCTTGGCATCTTCATTCGAAATCCCAGCCACAGAGAACCACATGTCTGCACCATAGACAG GCCTGACTTCTATCCTCCCTCTTATGAAGACAGCATAGATCCTGAAAAACTCATCTCCCCACTGTCAGTTGCCTCCACAATAAAACAGCAAGAATTCATCAATATTCCTCCGCCTCCATACAGTGAAAGCACTGCAGAGTTTGTCAGTGAAACAAATGAGCAGGAACAGCCACCACCATACACATTATCTCTGGAGCAACAGCAAACAGCTGGCCAAGACCCAAACCCCGGAAGGGGGTTAAATTCTCATATATTCATGCAAGAAATCAGTTGCCAACAGGATACAGATTTCCAGAGGACCTCAGGAAGAGCAACACCTGTCAAAACATGA